A window from Calditrichota bacterium encodes these proteins:
- a CDS encoding polysaccharide deacetylase family protein: MNESPTLSAVHPRTSAAHSCYLALWAAVVASVCIAGLACRNGSRSASLIQHHPRWRHDHAGIVRGDTSVRVLALIFTGGDYGEGCEHILSTLESHGIKASFFLTGAFLSQPERRSCVRRMVGQGHYVGPHSHAHLLYSPWEDRSKSLVGRRLFRQDLRQNLRELRALGALRHAKVVYFIPPYEWYNEDHVRWANEMGVVLCNFTPGSGSHRDWIPEGEKGFVPGTAILQDILAYEQQDPNGLNGFLLLLHLGAQRQDKVFLQLGPLVEELLRRGYRFVRIDELLAIP; this comes from the coding sequence GTGAACGAATCCCCCACCTTGAGTGCTGTGCACCCCAGGACGAGCGCCGCCCACAGTTGCTACCTGGCATTGTGGGCGGCTGTGGTTGCGTCCGTGTGCATAGCTGGCCTCGCCTGCCGGAATGGGAGCCGAAGTGCCTCGCTCATTCAGCATCACCCGCGGTGGCGCCACGACCACGCCGGCATCGTCCGCGGCGATACTTCTGTGCGCGTCCTCGCCTTGATCTTCACCGGCGGCGACTATGGCGAGGGGTGTGAGCACATCCTATCCACGCTGGAGAGCCACGGCATCAAAGCCTCCTTCTTCCTCACCGGGGCATTCCTTTCCCAGCCGGAGCGGCGTTCCTGTGTCAGGCGTATGGTTGGGCAGGGGCACTACGTTGGCCCCCACTCGCACGCCCACCTGTTGTATTCGCCCTGGGAGGACAGGTCCAAGAGTTTGGTAGGCAGACGGCTCTTTCGCCAGGACCTCAGGCAGAACTTGCGCGAGCTACGCGCTCTGGGTGCGCTCCGGCACGCCAAGGTGGTCTACTTCATTCCGCCCTATGAGTGGTACAACGAAGACCACGTGCGGTGGGCCAATGAGATGGGCGTGGTGCTATGCAACTTCACTCCGGGCAGTGGTTCGCATCGCGACTGGATTCCTGAGGGGGAGAAGGGCTTTGTTCCCGGCACTGCGATTCTTCAGGACATTCTCGCCTATGAGCAGCAGGACCCAAATGGGCTCAACGGCTTCCTCTTGCTCCTCCATCTCGGCGCGCAGCGACAGGACAAGGTCTTCTTGCAGCTCGGACCGTTGGTGGAAGAGCTGCTGCGGCGCGGCTACCGGTTCGTCAGAATTGATGAGTTGCTGGCTATTCCCTGA
- a CDS encoding DUF1460 domain-containing protein has translation MHRTKWRQAVLLLFVSLFAGCARPLVRPYYPHLSSEALDHEIRRVASSGWSNQQKMVYYSERFLGAPYELYCEGDGPYARYDTRPLLNLKKLNCMTYCEIVLALTLADYYEDFFNILQHIRYRQGIIGMASRNHYTMADWLPANSWCLEDVTERVGGNDATPLTRTISHQRFFAGKGFVDLPVFLPDREVTISYIPLTRLAAHKDSLRSGDIVALIQDRPGIFSAHMLLVIRNERGLFFRHASMSAGKVVDTPFADYLASLMRNRRYLGMSFMRVREEVRWRDGPYTHGKFMLNSE, from the coding sequence ATGCACAGAACGAAATGGCGACAGGCTGTCCTCCTGCTGTTTGTGAGCCTGTTCGCCGGTTGCGCGCGGCCGCTGGTGCGCCCCTACTATCCGCACCTGTCCAGCGAAGCGCTCGACCATGAAATCCGCCGCGTTGCCAGCTCTGGCTGGAGCAATCAGCAGAAGATGGTCTACTACTCCGAGCGGTTCTTGGGCGCCCCCTATGAGCTCTATTGCGAGGGCGACGGCCCCTACGCCCGCTACGACACAAGGCCGCTGCTGAACCTCAAGAAGCTTAATTGCATGACCTACTGCGAAATTGTGCTTGCCCTTACGCTGGCAGATTACTACGAGGACTTTTTCAACATCCTGCAGCACATTCGCTATCGGCAGGGAATCATAGGCATGGCCAGTCGCAACCACTATACCATGGCCGACTGGCTGCCGGCCAATAGCTGGTGCCTGGAGGACGTAACGGAGCGAGTCGGCGGCAACGACGCCACGCCCCTCACCCGCACCATCAGCCATCAGCGCTTTTTCGCCGGCAAAGGGTTTGTGGATCTGCCCGTGTTCCTGCCCGATCGCGAGGTGACAATTTCCTACATCCCCCTGACGCGCCTGGCCGCCCACAAGGACAGCCTCCGCAGCGGGGATATTGTCGCCCTGATCCAGGATCGGCCGGGCATCTTTTCGGCGCACATGCTGCTGGTCATCCGAAACGAGCGCGGGCTCTTTTTCCGCCATGCCAGCATGAGCGCCGGCAAAGTGGTGGACACCCCCTTTGCTGACTATCTGGCCAGTCTCATGCGGAACCGCCGCTACTTAGGAATGAGCTTCATGCGCGTGCGCGAAGAGGTCAGGTGGCGCGACGGCCCGTACACCCATGGCAAGTTCATGCTGAACAGCGAATGA
- a CDS encoding DJ-1/PfpI/YhbO family deglycase/protease, with the protein MPLKGKRVAILVAPRFHDEQTTSPHDFLASKGAKVDYVGTYKSRLAGKNGRRTVEVTRTFDEADPSGYDAIVIPGGDSPEILRLSPEVLSFVRQFWSLGGTVGAICHGPQVLISAQLLAGKRLTCYPGIRDDVLLAGGLYEDSPVVVDGQLITSRRSEDLAEFNRALAEALAVRRPVSETKPSEALQALALAVAREKGAQEFYQAAGERFAQPAIRNKFLYLAAVEQEHFQQLSDLYRTLTGGPPPDTGKKGVEVTKRTLTKNMTVEQAISVAMEAERAAYDFYLSAAGRAKSAKARDMFHFLAEQEQEHYRLLSVDLAAHRGGTGHFQWATFWDIPPGMEDLW; encoded by the coding sequence ATGCCACTGAAAGGGAAAAGAGTCGCCATTCTGGTGGCTCCGCGGTTTCATGATGAACAGACCACCTCACCTCATGACTTCCTCGCCAGCAAGGGAGCCAAGGTCGACTACGTAGGCACCTACAAGAGCAGATTGGCCGGCAAGAACGGCCGGCGGACGGTGGAAGTGACCCGCACCTTCGATGAGGCCGACCCTTCCGGGTACGACGCCATCGTCATACCCGGGGGTGACTCACCGGAGATCTTGCGGCTGTCGCCCGAGGTCCTGAGCTTTGTGCGGCAGTTCTGGAGTCTGGGGGGCACTGTGGGGGCAATCTGCCACGGGCCCCAGGTGCTCATCTCGGCACAGCTCCTTGCGGGCAAAAGGCTGACCTGCTACCCCGGCATCCGTGACGATGTGCTGTTGGCAGGCGGCCTTTACGAGGACAGTCCTGTGGTGGTGGATGGACAGCTCATCACCTCACGCCGCTCCGAGGACTTGGCCGAGTTCAATCGCGCCTTGGCCGAGGCGCTGGCCGTTCGCCGCCCGGTGAGCGAAACTAAGCCTTCTGAGGCGCTGCAGGCTTTAGCCCTGGCGGTGGCGCGCGAGAAAGGCGCGCAGGAATTCTATCAGGCTGCGGGAGAACGCTTTGCGCAGCCAGCCATCCGCAACAAGTTCCTCTATTTGGCAGCCGTGGAGCAGGAGCATTTCCAGCAGCTCTCCGACCTGTACCGGACGCTGACCGGAGGACCGCCGCCGGACACAGGCAAGAAGGGCGTCGAGGTGACGAAACGGACGCTCACCAAGAACATGACTGTCGAACAGGCCATCTCCGTGGCCATGGAGGCAGAACGCGCAGCCTACGACTTCTACCTGTCGGCAGCTGGCCGCGCCAAGTCGGCGAAAGCGCGTGACATGTTCCACTTCCTGGCCGAGCAGGAACAGGAGCACTACCGCCTACTGTCGGTGGATCTGGCGGCCCACCGCGGCGGCACCGGCCACTTCCAGTGGGCCACCTTCTGGGACATCCCGCCGGGGATGGAAGACCTGTGGTAG